In Chitinophaga nivalis, a single genomic region encodes these proteins:
- the nusA gene encoding transcription termination factor NusA, with protein MASINLIESFTEFKEAENIDRPTLMKVLEDVFKTLLRKKYGSDENFDVIVNTEKGDLEILRRRTIVNDGEVEDDNAQIAYAEAIKIEPDYQVGEDLYEEVEIMDFGRRAILAAKQTLSARIGDLKKNILVKKYADKAGEIVNGEVYQVWKKEVLLLDDEGNELILPKSEQIPTDYFKKGENVRAVVKKVEMKNNAPLIILSRTHPSFLAKLLEIEVPEIFDGLIVIKKIVREPGERAKVAVESYDDRIDPVGACVGMKGSRIHGIVRELRNENIDIINFTTNIQLLIQRSLTPARISRMEVDNENKYASVYLNPDQVSLAIGKKGVNIKLACELTGFEIDVFRDEAQEQSEFDIDLEEFSDEIEEWIIDELKRIGCDTARSVLELTTEELVRRSDLEEETVQDVRRILQEEFDKE; from the coding sequence ATGGCTAGTATTAACCTGATTGAGTCATTCACCGAGTTCAAGGAGGCGGAAAACATTGACCGCCCTACATTGATGAAGGTCCTGGAAGATGTGTTCAAAACACTGCTGCGGAAAAAGTATGGCTCGGATGAGAATTTTGACGTGATTGTAAATACAGAGAAAGGTGACCTTGAAATATTACGCCGTCGTACGATTGTGAATGATGGAGAAGTAGAAGATGATAATGCACAAATTGCTTATGCAGAAGCAATTAAAATTGAACCCGACTATCAGGTAGGTGAAGATTTATATGAAGAAGTGGAGATAATGGACTTCGGCCGCCGGGCAATACTGGCTGCCAAACAAACCTTGTCAGCACGTATCGGGGATCTGAAAAAGAACATACTTGTAAAGAAATATGCAGATAAAGCGGGCGAAATAGTAAACGGTGAAGTTTATCAGGTTTGGAAAAAAGAAGTTTTATTGCTTGATGATGAAGGGAATGAGTTAATTTTGCCTAAATCTGAACAAATCCCTACAGATTATTTCAAAAAAGGGGAGAACGTTAGAGCGGTGGTGAAAAAAGTAGAAATGAAGAATAATGCCCCACTCATCATTCTTTCCCGTACACATCCATCCTTCCTTGCTAAATTGCTGGAAATTGAGGTGCCGGAGATCTTTGACGGGCTTATTGTCATCAAAAAAATCGTTCGTGAACCTGGCGAAAGAGCTAAAGTCGCCGTAGAATCCTACGATGATCGTATTGATCCGGTAGGTGCCTGCGTGGGGATGAAAGGTAGCCGTATACACGGTATCGTTCGGGAACTCAGAAACGAAAATATCGATATTATTAACTTTACCACCAATATTCAGCTGTTGATCCAGCGCTCTCTGACACCTGCCCGGATCAGCCGCATGGAGGTAGATAACGAAAATAAATACGCTTCTGTTTACCTCAACCCAGACCAGGTATCACTGGCTATCGGTAAAAAAGGCGTAAACATCAAGCTGGCTTGTGAACTGACCGGTTTCGAAATAGACGTATTCCGCGATGAAGCACAAGAACAGTCCGAATTTGATATCGATCTGGAAGAATTCTCAGATGAAATCGAAGAATGGATCATAGATGAATTAAAGCGAATAGGTTGTGACACTGCCCGCAGCGTATTAGAGCTCACCACAGAAGAACTGGTACGCCGTTCTGACCTGGAAGAAGAGACAGTGCAGGATGTAAGAAGAATATTACAGGAAGAGTTTGACAAAGAATAA
- the rimP gene encoding ribosome maturation factor RimP — protein sequence MANEHVIKTIRELAEGLLVNDPDNFVVDIRIKPTNNVKLFLDGDKGVPVDKLVSFNRKLYPLLEAAELFPNNDFSLEVSSPGLDEPLKLHRQYLKNIGRKVEVTLLDGSIKEGTLISITEEVINIEELVGKKKEKKSTDLQLNEIKHTKVCIVF from the coding sequence ATGGCAAACGAACACGTGATAAAAACTATCCGGGAATTAGCAGAAGGACTGCTGGTAAATGATCCCGACAACTTTGTGGTAGATATCAGAATTAAGCCCACCAACAATGTAAAGCTCTTTTTAGACGGGGATAAAGGGGTGCCGGTAGATAAACTGGTTTCTTTTAACCGTAAGCTATACCCCTTATTGGAAGCGGCAGAACTGTTTCCCAACAACGATTTCTCCCTGGAGGTATCTTCCCCCGGATTAGACGAACCGCTGAAACTTCACAGACAATACCTTAAAAATATTGGCCGCAAAGTAGAGGTAACCCTTTTGGATGGTTCCATAAAGGAGGGGACCCTGATATCAATTACCGAAGAGGTAATTAATATCGAAGAGCTGGTGGGTAAGAAGAAAGAAAAGAAATCAACCGATTTACAACTAAATGAAATAAAGCACACAAAGGTGTGCATCGTGTTTTAA
- a CDS encoding DUF2752 domain-containing protein, whose amino-acid sequence MRMVFRQKTDIELPAWLTGLVWLYCKTPDNNAISLCIFKAAGLPFCPGCGLGHGIHHFLHGHWALAFHYHWFAPLVTCILIYRTGQLAWEQYTGFK is encoded by the coding sequence ATGCGAATGGTTTTCCGGCAGAAAACAGATATAGAGCTGCCTGCATGGCTGACCGGACTAGTATGGCTCTACTGTAAAACACCCGATAACAACGCGATTTCCCTGTGTATTTTTAAAGCAGCCGGGCTGCCTTTTTGCCCCGGATGTGGCCTCGGACACGGCATTCATCATTTTTTACACGGGCACTGGGCATTGGCTTTTCACTATCACTGGTTCGCCCCTTTAGTTACCTGCATTTTAATATATCGTACCGGGCAACTCGCCTGGGAACAATATACCGGCTTCAAATAA
- a CDS encoding TM2 domain-containing protein: MNSFSFAMLPGIETEEMLWLEELTRNYTPENKQRFLAVYQSRRKDPQVILICSLIGFTGVAGVQRFLLNQIAMGIVYLITIGFCGIGTIIDAINYRKLAWKFNKKEAVSTAALLGL; the protein is encoded by the coding sequence ATGAATAGTTTCTCTTTTGCTATGTTACCAGGCATCGAAACGGAGGAAATGTTATGGCTGGAAGAACTGACCCGCAACTATACCCCGGAAAACAAACAACGTTTCCTGGCCGTATATCAGTCCCGCCGCAAAGATCCCCAGGTAATACTCATCTGCAGCCTGATCGGATTTACCGGTGTAGCCGGCGTTCAGCGTTTTTTGCTGAACCAGATCGCCATGGGCATTGTATACCTGATAACGATTGGCTTCTGCGGAATCGGCACCATTATAGATGCTATCAACTACCGCAAGCTGGCCTGGAAGTTCAACAAGAAGGAAGCCGTGAGCACAGCGGCTTTGCTGGGTTTATAA
- a CDS encoding HAD family hydrolase, with product MKGIKNIIFDLGGVILNINYQLTNDAFVNLGVKNFSELYNQFHASNLFNDLETGHISPDAFLAEMHRHVPEGVTDADITAAWNAMLLDFPLQRLQLLQQLRQHYNLYLLSNTNAIHLEAFNQLLQESRGIPSLSTFFDKAYYSHLMGYRKPDAACYQVVLDENGLQPSETVFIDDLLQNIEGAKAVGLHTIHLKAPKTILDIFRPQNVA from the coding sequence ATGAAAGGTATTAAAAACATCATATTTGATCTGGGAGGTGTTATTCTCAATATTAATTACCAGCTGACCAACGATGCTTTTGTGAACCTGGGCGTTAAAAACTTCAGTGAACTGTATAATCAGTTCCATGCGTCCAACCTGTTCAACGACCTGGAAACGGGGCATATAAGTCCGGATGCATTCCTGGCTGAAATGCACAGGCATGTACCGGAAGGGGTGACCGATGCGGATATTACAGCCGCCTGGAACGCCATGCTGCTGGACTTCCCGTTACAAAGACTCCAGTTGCTGCAGCAATTAAGGCAGCATTACAACCTGTATTTGCTCAGTAATACCAATGCGATCCATCTGGAAGCATTTAATCAGCTCCTGCAGGAGAGCAGGGGTATACCGTCGTTAAGTACGTTCTTTGATAAAGCATATTATTCGCATCTGATGGGCTACCGGAAGCCGGATGCCGCCTGTTATCAGGTGGTATTGGATGAAAATGGCCTACAGCCATCCGAGACGGTGTTCATTGATGACCTGTTGCAGAATATCGAGGGGGCGAAAGCGGTAGGGTTGCATACGATCCACCTGAAAGCGCCGAAAACCATTTTAGATATCTTCCGCCCGCAAAATGTGGCATGA
- a CDS encoding papain-like cysteine peptidase, translating to MNLNFKVLKSLAILAVKKTIWKSKLLFQRKVYISFGENCLTDNILDRHNLKSLTTAFSHGRSNIEYILQLEKANFEDFLNLGFLKYESVDGKSVPRLKKYTNIQNNYNELHMNGVEFTHHDVIKNSETRDKMHKRVVDLKKHLNKKEVYIFYHHRVCANSNFPLLLKHLNELKGIYSLNNKKTEIILFTQKIVNDNNRKLVYELTDNIHFFTFNTVNEWQGSNDDIFWAKCDEDLIKGMIDKVKTI from the coding sequence ATGAATCTGAATTTTAAAGTGTTAAAAAGCCTGGCCATTCTTGCTGTCAAAAAAACGATCTGGAAATCTAAGCTTTTGTTTCAGCGGAAAGTTTATATTTCGTTTGGTGAAAATTGCTTAACAGATAATATCCTTGATAGACATAATTTAAAATCTCTGACAACAGCCTTTTCACATGGGCGATCTAATATTGAATATATTTTACAATTAGAAAAAGCCAATTTTGAAGATTTCCTGAATCTTGGTTTTTTAAAGTATGAAAGCGTCGACGGAAAATCAGTACCTAGATTGAAGAAATATACCAACATTCAAAATAATTATAATGAGCTTCATATGAATGGCGTGGAGTTCACTCATCATGATGTGATTAAAAATAGTGAAACAAGGGATAAGATGCATAAAAGAGTGGTAGATCTTAAAAAACATCTCAATAAGAAAGAAGTGTACATCTTTTATCATCATAGAGTTTGCGCAAACTCCAATTTCCCATTGTTATTAAAGCACTTAAATGAATTAAAGGGTATTTATTCTCTAAACAATAAAAAAACGGAAATTATTCTTTTTACTCAAAAAATTGTTAATGACAACAATCGAAAATTAGTATATGAACTAACTGATAACATTCATTTTTTCACGTTTAATACCGTCAATGAATGGCAAGGCAGTAATGATGATATTTTTTGGGCGAAATGCGATGAGGATTTAATTAAAGGAATGATAGATAAAGTAAAGACGATCTAA
- a CDS encoding 7TM diverse intracellular signaling domain-containing protein, with protein sequence MKYLFTILLCTVVAWHTQAAHVLTNNQVLEIHAYDVLKDNQYSFGQIRTDTTLHFEPNHAFSVAAGGYYWIRLAITNPYPNTERYQLSLSLQLNYTLYSLDRTNGRWLQQQAGLASDRRQRDKGSIPCILPGGSTTTLYLKVALQDVQSYPYFINPTVILEKKLSLDSRENFLWYSWIIAGVLLVCFSCYNLYVYFQLRDPIYLYYLMIQSGAMLFITSFKHFFNLFLPAGIYHIRLNEDGSAYTYDLNAFFLHMGMLIILFGIIQLTRLYLQTRELLPSCDRLLQYLCYGFVVFELVPATVTITRLFYLDNYTLLFDNIFILLIALIIMAVCIVAYRHRIRAAKYFLLANIVPLFFVAGIAIYFIVYSAPSYLNHQSLLPEMAVFSQIFTFAVALIARMEVVTGELKTKELEITRLEADIVEATYKCKLIEQENEQIVLTIREEKDKNDVLQQKLEANQRELVGNSLYIHQKNKLLTDLKHQLQDIDQLYPHIKHPGLKSMKSSINEGLFLDAEWDKFKLHFEQVHPRFFEDLLLAHPALTRNEMRLYAYFHIQLSTKEIATLLNIAPASVRQAKARLNKKMNTQTPDTLLAPDEDL encoded by the coding sequence ATGAAATATTTATTCACGATATTGCTTTGCACGGTTGTAGCATGGCATACGCAGGCTGCTCACGTATTAACCAACAATCAGGTTTTAGAGATACATGCTTACGATGTATTAAAGGACAACCAGTACAGTTTCGGACAAATACGCACGGATACAACATTGCATTTTGAACCGAATCATGCATTCAGTGTGGCTGCAGGAGGTTATTACTGGATACGGCTGGCTATTACAAATCCTTATCCCAATACGGAGAGATATCAGCTTTCGCTGTCGTTACAGCTGAACTATACGCTTTATTCCCTGGATCGTACCAATGGAAGATGGCTGCAGCAGCAGGCCGGACTGGCATCCGATCGCCGGCAACGCGATAAAGGCAGCATACCCTGTATTTTACCAGGAGGATCCACCACTACCCTCTATTTAAAAGTAGCCTTACAGGACGTACAATCTTATCCCTATTTCATCAACCCTACTGTGATACTGGAAAAAAAACTATCACTTGATAGCCGGGAAAATTTTTTATGGTATTCCTGGATTATTGCTGGTGTGTTATTGGTCTGTTTCTCGTGTTATAATCTCTATGTCTATTTTCAGTTGCGGGATCCCATCTACCTGTATTATCTGATGATCCAGAGTGGCGCCATGCTCTTTATCACTTCCTTCAAACATTTCTTTAACCTGTTTTTACCTGCAGGCATCTATCATATCCGGTTAAATGAAGACGGGTCAGCCTATACCTATGATCTTAACGCTTTCTTTTTGCATATGGGTATGCTGATTATTCTCTTCGGTATTATACAATTAACCCGCCTCTATTTGCAAACCAGGGAACTGCTGCCATCCTGCGACCGGCTATTGCAATACCTCTGTTATGGGTTCGTTGTTTTTGAACTGGTACCGGCTACGGTCACTATTACCCGATTGTTTTATCTCGATAACTATACGTTGTTGTTTGACAATATTTTTATTCTGCTGATTGCATTGATCATCATGGCGGTGTGTATAGTCGCTTACCGGCATCGGATACGGGCGGCCAAATATTTTTTGCTGGCCAATATAGTCCCCCTCTTCTTCGTGGCTGGTATTGCCATTTACTTTATCGTTTATTCGGCTCCCTCCTATCTGAATCATCAATCCCTGCTACCGGAAATGGCTGTTTTCTCTCAGATATTCACTTTTGCGGTAGCCCTGATAGCCCGTATGGAAGTGGTTACCGGAGAGCTGAAAACCAAAGAACTGGAAATAACCAGATTGGAAGCAGATATCGTGGAGGCGACCTATAAGTGTAAACTGATTGAACAGGAGAATGAACAGATAGTCCTCACCATCCGGGAGGAAAAGGATAAAAATGATGTATTGCAACAGAAACTGGAAGCCAATCAGCGGGAGTTAGTCGGTAACAGTTTGTATATCCATCAGAAAAATAAATTACTGACAGACCTCAAACATCAACTACAGGATATTGACCAACTTTATCCACATATAAAGCATCCCGGTTTAAAAAGTATGAAGTCTTCCATCAATGAAGGCTTGTTCCTGGATGCAGAATGGGATAAGTTCAAACTGCATTTTGAACAGGTGCATCCCCGTTTCTTTGAAGACCTGCTGCTGGCCCATCCTGCTTTAACCCGGAATGAAATGCGCTTATATGCCTATTTTCATATTCAGTTATCTACCAAGGAAATTGCCACTTTACTTAATATTGCTCCGGCCAGTGTGAGGCAGGCCAAAGCTCGGCTAAACAAAAAGATGAACACCCAGACCCCGGACACCCTGCTTGCTCCGGATGAAGACCTGTAA
- a CDS encoding PorP/SprF family type IX secretion system membrane protein, whose product MMYNNPYIRFLYLSAFFLLSMRGTAQTLSNTPALLEPSGMQYFQNQYLANPATAGIDTGLHVTAAYRSQWKGIDGAPVTKFMSADGNIMNRVGTGIRVFNDVAGLLTRTRIALSYAYHLPLNGKGKQLSLGLSLALQMQRLNLKELNGDASDPSIGAFNRRDDYFEGEFGAAYTDGRWSIQGTIPNIRGLLKGDHNTVDGGNVFFAATSYRFTPADAAITSVEPKICFRGVRGYDNIVDIGVKMALLHNVAHVMAMYHTSKSITAGLGVNIKETLDISLLYTAQTGGIGTHVNGAFEVGATLHLFR is encoded by the coding sequence ATGATGTATAACAATCCCTATATCCGCTTTTTATACCTGTCCGCTTTTTTTCTGTTATCGATGAGGGGCACAGCGCAAACACTCAGTAATACCCCTGCATTACTGGAACCTTCCGGTATGCAATATTTCCAAAATCAATACCTGGCTAATCCTGCGACGGCAGGCATAGATACCGGGCTGCATGTAACGGCGGCCTACCGCAGTCAGTGGAAAGGTATTGATGGGGCGCCGGTCACGAAATTTATGTCGGCCGACGGGAACATTATGAACCGGGTAGGTACGGGGATACGTGTATTCAATGACGTAGCAGGGCTGCTGACCCGTACCCGGATCGCGCTCTCCTATGCCTATCATCTTCCCTTAAACGGAAAAGGAAAACAATTAAGCCTGGGACTTTCCCTGGCGTTGCAGATGCAGCGTTTAAACCTTAAAGAGTTGAATGGTGATGCCAGCGATCCTTCCATTGGGGCATTCAACCGGCGGGACGATTATTTTGAAGGAGAATTCGGAGCAGCATACACTGATGGCCGATGGTCTATCCAGGGAACGATCCCCAATATACGGGGATTGCTTAAAGGAGATCATAACACGGTGGACGGCGGTAATGTATTCTTCGCGGCAACATCTTACCGGTTTACACCCGCTGATGCAGCTATCACCAGTGTGGAGCCTAAAATATGTTTCCGCGGTGTAAGGGGGTATGACAATATTGTCGATATCGGTGTAAAGATGGCATTGCTGCATAACGTTGCCCATGTAATGGCGATGTACCATACTTCTAAGAGTATTACCGCCGGCCTCGGCGTGAACATAAAGGAAACACTCGATATCAGCCTGCTATACACAGCCCAGACCGGAGGAATCGGTACGCACGTAAACGGCGCCTTTGAAGTAGGCGCTACCCTGCACCTGTTCCGCTAA